A region of Candidatus Paceibacterota bacterium DNA encodes the following proteins:
- a CDS encoding glycosyltransferase family 1 protein, protein MKVGIDASRAFMRERTGTEEYAYQLIKNLTKTNDLFCQFFLYLKKGEEVDFELPKNFHIRTISREKHWTQLGLSFELLKHPVDVLFVPSHSIPLIHPKRTVVTIHGTEYRNCPKCYPLRDRLQLELNTMLSIRWARRIITPSASTKKDVIKFYKAAPEKITVVHHGAESQKSIKLKVQSDVFNILFIGRLERRKNIVNLIKAFNIVKERTEQVKRPLKLILAGKPGFGFDEIRKEAGKSEWKNDMILTGYVSDKEKEDLYKKANMFVMPSLAEGFGLPILEAMQKNIPVLCSDISPFFEISMDSVLYFDPRDPQDIADKINIVMVNVHLQKDLIAKGGRNIENYSWEKCAAETLKVLIG, encoded by the coding sequence ATGAAAGTCGGAATCGATGCTTCCAGGGCGTTTATGAGGGAAAGGACCGGCACTGAGGAATACGCCTATCAGCTGATAAAAAATCTGACAAAAACAAACGATCTTTTTTGCCAATTTTTTTTGTATCTGAAAAAAGGAGAAGAGGTCGATTTTGAGCTTCCGAAAAATTTTCACATAAGAACGATAAGCCGCGAAAAACATTGGACCCAGCTGGGACTGTCCTTCGAGCTTCTCAAACATCCCGTTGATGTTCTTTTTGTGCCCTCGCATTCCATTCCGCTCATTCATCCGAAAAGAACCGTTGTCACCATACATGGCACAGAGTATCGGAATTGTCCGAAATGCTATCCCCTCAGGGACAGGCTGCAGCTGGAATTGAATACGATGCTTTCCATAAGATGGGCAAGAAGAATAATAACGCCTTCGGCGAGCACCAAAAAGGACGTCATAAAATTCTACAAAGCGGCGCCGGAAAAAATAACAGTTGTTCATCATGGAGCAGAAAGTCAAAAGTCCATAAAGTTAAAAGTTCAAAGTGATGTGTTTAATATCTTATTTATAGGCCGGTTGGAGAGAAGAAAAAATATAGTGAATCTGATCAAGGCATTCAATATCGTGAAAGAAAGAACAGAACAGGTGAAAAGGCCTTTGAAGCTGATCTTGGCCGGCAAACCCGGTTTCGGTTTTGATGAAATACGCAAAGAGGCCGGCAAATCCGAATGGAAAAACGATATGATTCTGACCGGATATGTTTCAGATAAAGAAAAGGAGGATCTTTATAAAAAAGCGAACATGTTCGTCATGCCTTCGCTGGCTGAAGGCTTCGGCCTTCCGATCCTGGAAGCGATGCAAAAAAATATCCCCGTTCTATGTTCCGACATTTCTCCTTTTTTCGAGATCAGTATGGATTCTGTTTTATATTTTGATCCGAGGGATCCGCAGGATATTGCTGATAAGATAAATATAGTTATGGTCAACGTGCATTTGCAAAAAGATCTGATCGCAAAGGGAGGGAGGAATATTGAAAATTACAGCTGGGAGAAATGTGCCGCAGAGACGCTGAAAGTTTTGATCGGATAG
- a CDS encoding rod shape-determining protein, with protein sequence MFVNRIGIDLGTANILVFVPKKGVVINEPSVVAVSLDDNKILAVGSEAKEMLGKTPENIFASRPVKNGVIADYRITEAMIRYFINKVSGRVRLFKPEVIISVPAGITSTERRAVIDATIQAGAKSAYVVKEPILAAIGAGIPINTPSGNMIIDVGGGTSEVAIISLGGIVAFSSVRVGGDRLDQAISEYIKKKHSVAVGERNSEEIKIKIGSATLISEDVFIEVRGRDLVTGLPKTIKIGSNEITEAMQDELAEIVRAVKNVLQNTPPELSSDVIDRGMVLSGGGALLRNLDKLISQATGVPCYVADDPLLCVAKGTGAILNNLDMYKRSVISKNRK encoded by the coding sequence ATGTTTGTAAACAGAATCGGGATCGATCTTGGAACTGCCAATATTTTGGTATTTGTTCCAAAAAAAGGCGTTGTCATCAACGAGCCTTCTGTCGTGGCCGTATCACTGGACGACAACAAGATACTCGCAGTCGGAAGCGAGGCAAAGGAGATGCTCGGAAAAACGCCGGAGAATATCTTTGCATCCAGGCCCGTGAAAAACGGCGTGATCGCGGATTACAGGATAACGGAAGCGATGATAAGATATTTCATCAACAAAGTGAGCGGAAGGGTGAGGCTCTTCAAGCCTGAGGTCATAATTTCAGTTCCTGCGGGTATTACCTCAACGGAAAGAAGGGCGGTCATAGATGCGACCATTCAGGCCGGAGCAAAATCGGCATACGTGGTGAAGGAGCCTATACTTGCGGCGATCGGCGCGGGAATACCGATCAACACTCCTTCCGGAAATATGATCATTGATGTCGGGGGTGGAACTTCGGAAGTTGCCATAATATCCCTTGGCGGGATCGTGGCATTTTCGTCGGTAAGGGTCGGAGGCGACAGATTGGATCAGGCCATATCGGAATATATAAAAAAGAAGCACAGTGTGGCTGTCGGAGAAAGGAATTCGGAAGAAATAAAGATAAAGATCGGAAGCGCGACTTTGATCAGCGAAGATGTTTTTATTGAAGTGAGAGGAAGGGATCTTGTGACGGGGCTTCCAAAGACCATAAAGATCGGATCAAACGAGATCACCGAAGCCATGCAGGACGAGCTTGCAGAGATAGTCAGGGCTGTGAAGAATGTTCTGCAAAACACTCCTCCCGAACTTTCATCCGATGTCATAGACAGAGGAATGGTGCTGAGCGGCGGCGGAGCGCTTCTCAGAAATCTTGATAAGCTCATATCTCAGGCAACCGGTGTGCCATGCTATGTCGCAGACGATCCGCTTCTTTGCGTTGCAAAGGGAACCGGCGCGATCCTGAATAATCTCGATATGTATAAGAGGAGCGTTATATCCAAGAACAGGAAATAA
- a CDS encoding PEGA domain-containing protein: MKYNKFKIYLAICVLIFFILTFVILFYSFGYRYNPQQGKIIQTGAIIVKTFPKNAKVSINGSAVKKNSGLVNLFNDFIKIESLEPGQYSIGASLEGFSNWEKNISIESEHVLEFKNIVLVKSDPEKNIVSQKIESGETKNLWISSGKNKIAYRKIHDGKDGLYIYDLPGKTERFLYGFEEMFPIKNSNNISVNNIIWSENDSRMFISIAKDKKTYSAVIIIEDRGKIYRTADGMEHARNGWDFQLNDSLFHLKDNALLKSEFAGTKVSTSRILEQISAFLAEGNTVYYIKKGGSYLYKSNMGQPASEITIAKLPDGFETAELSSITKEADSYLIITEQNKLYLIDDGSEAINVSSNATDASFFNNSSRIIYNNNNEIWIYYIREKNYQPQKQKNTNELLTRYSSNIGNIFLYSDDEHIFYKEGYVFKFAELDDRGKRNIFDVVSVKTNDVAYLAGDNSVVYLENGNLIRSFLDDEKR; encoded by the coding sequence ATGAAATACAATAAATTCAAAATATATCTGGCGATCTGCGTTCTGATATTTTTTATCCTGACGTTTGTCATTCTTTTCTATAGTTTCGGATACAGATACAATCCCCAACAAGGAAAGATAATACAGACAGGCGCTATCATAGTGAAAACATTTCCCAAAAACGCAAAAGTATCCATTAACGGATCGGCAGTTAAGAAAAATTCAGGGTTGGTCAACTTGTTCAATGATTTTATCAAGATCGAGAGCCTGGAGCCGGGACAATATTCCATTGGAGCGAGCTTGGAAGGCTTTTCGAATTGGGAAAAAAATATCAGCATAGAAAGCGAACATGTCCTCGAATTCAAAAATATAGTTTTGGTCAAATCTGATCCGGAAAAAAACATCGTTTCGCAAAAGATAGAATCCGGCGAGACCAAAAATTTATGGATCAGCAGCGGCAAAAACAAGATCGCTTACAGAAAAATACATGACGGAAAAGACGGCCTGTACATATACGACCTTCCCGGAAAAACAGAGAGATTCCTGTATGGTTTTGAGGAGATGTTTCCCATAAAGAACTCCAATAATATCAGCGTAAACAACATCATCTGGTCGGAAAACGACAGTAGAATGTTTATCAGTATCGCCAAAGACAAAAAAACATATTCCGCCGTTATAATTATTGAAGATAGAGGAAAAATATACAGAACGGCGGATGGAATGGAACATGCCAGGAACGGGTGGGACTTTCAGCTTAATGATTCACTGTTCCACCTTAAGGACAATGCTCTTCTGAAAAGCGAATTTGCAGGCACAAAAGTATCGACTTCCAGAATATTGGAGCAAATATCGGCTTTCCTCGCAGAAGGCAATACTGTCTATTATATAAAAAAGGGAGGCTCATATTTATATAAAAGCAATATGGGTCAGCCGGCTTCCGAAATTACGATTGCCAAGCTGCCCGACGGATTCGAAACCGCAGAGCTGTCTTCGATCACGAAAGAAGCGGACAGCTACCTTATCATAACCGAGCAAAACAAATTATATCTGATAGATGACGGATCGGAAGCTATAAACGTCAGCTCCAATGCGACCGATGCAAGTTTTTTCAATAACTCTTCAAGGATCATCTATAACAATAATAATGAGATCTGGATATATTACATCAGAGAAAAGAACTATCAGCCGCAGAAACAGAAAAACACGAATGAACTTCTGACCAGATACAGCAGCAATATCGGCAATATTTTCCTTTACAGCGATGACGAACACATATTCTACAAGGAAGGCTATGTTTTCAAATTTGCCGAACTTGACGACCGGGGAAAAAGAAATATTTTTGACGTCGTGAGCGTAAAAACGAACGATGTCGCCTATCTTGCAGGCGACAACTCCGTTGTTTATCTTGAGAACGGCAATCTCATAAGATCATTCCTTGATGACGAAAAAAGATAG
- a CDS encoding GIY-YIG nuclease family protein — MYYLYILKCSDKTLYTGITVDLKRRIEEHNSSHLGAKYTRSRRPVKLVYSKKFRNRSTASREEARVKSLAREEKIELIKNNS, encoded by the coding sequence ATGTATTATCTTTATATTTTGAAGTGCTCCGATAAGACTCTGTATACCGGAATTACAGTTGATCTGAAACGGAGGATCGAGGAGCATAATTCTTCGCATCTTGGCGCAAAATATACGCGTTCGCGAAGGCCGGTTAAGCTGGTTTATTCGAAAAAATTTCGAAATCGGTCAACTGCCTCAAGGGAAGAAGCGAGGGTCAAGTCATTAGCCAGAGAAGAAAAAATTGAGCTGATAAAAAATAATTCTTGA